From one Lycium ferocissimum isolate CSIRO_LF1 chromosome 7, AGI_CSIRO_Lferr_CH_V1, whole genome shotgun sequence genomic stretch:
- the LOC132062986 gene encoding autophagy-related protein 2-like encodes MQSGGNTGVRFNQPRDARQGIQQAYESMSDGFSKSASALICTPINCYQRGAGMGSAFATAVQAAPAAAIAPASATARAVHCALLGVRNSLNPERKKESLEKYMGTSPPQQYM; translated from the exons ATGCAAAGTGGTGGAAACACTGGTGTGAGATTTAATCAACCCAGAGATGCCCGGCAAGGGATCCAACAG GCTTATGAAAGTATGAGTGACGGCTTTAGTAAATCTGCTTCTGCTTTAATATGCACTCCCATCAACTGCTATCAGCGTGGTGCTGGAATGGGATCTGCTTTTGCAACTGCTGTCCAAGCAGCTCCAGCAGCAGCCATTGCACCGGCTTCTGCCACAGCACGAGCTGTTCATTGTGCTCTTCTAGGTGTAAGGAACAG CCTCAATCCGGAGCGTAAGAAGGAGTCTCTGGAAAAATATATGGGGACTTCTCCCCCTCAGCAGTACATGTAG